The following proteins come from a genomic window of Mariniflexile sp. TRM1-10:
- the hemB gene encoding porphobilinogen synthase has translation MYPLRRNRRLRTNEAIRSLVRETIITPNDFLVPLFVVEGKGVKDEIPSMPNYFRYSLDLLENEVKELWKLGLKSVLLFVKVPDNLKDNKGTEALNPNGLMQRAIKTVKNACPEMLVMTDVALDPYSSYGHDGIIENGMIVNDTTVDLLAEMSVSHAKAGADFVAPSDMMDGRILTIREALEDEGFINTGIMSYSAKYASAFYGPFRDALDSAPVDMIDIPKDKKTYQMDYANRFEAICETEMDIDEGADIVMVKPGLCYLDIVRDIKNAVDVPVAVYQVSGEYAMLKAAAEKGWLDHDAVMMEQVTAIKRAGADIIASYFAKDIVKLIS, from the coding sequence ATGTATCCACTTAGAAGAAACAGACGATTAAGAACCAACGAAGCCATTCGTAGTTTAGTTAGAGAAACCATCATTACACCAAACGATTTTTTAGTTCCCCTTTTTGTGGTGGAAGGAAAAGGCGTGAAAGATGAGATTCCTTCGATGCCAAATTATTTCCGTTACAGTTTGGATTTACTGGAAAACGAAGTAAAAGAACTTTGGAAACTGGGTTTAAAATCGGTGTTGTTATTCGTAAAAGTACCCGATAATTTAAAAGACAACAAAGGTACTGAAGCCTTAAACCCCAACGGATTGATGCAGCGTGCCATTAAAACCGTTAAAAATGCCTGTCCAGAGATGTTGGTTATGACCGATGTCGCTTTAGACCCATACTCATCTTACGGACACGATGGTATTATAGAAAATGGTATGATTGTTAATGATACAACCGTTGATTTGTTGGCTGAAATGAGCGTATCCCATGCCAAAGCAGGTGCTGATTTTGTAGCGCCAAGTGATATGATGGACGGACGTATTTTAACCATTCGCGAAGCTTTGGAAGATGAAGGGTTTATTAATACAGGCATCATGAGCTATTCAGCTAAATACGCTTCGGCATTTTATGGGCCGTTTCGAGACGCTTTAGATTCTGCTCCTGTTGATATGATTGATATTCCAAAGGATAAAAAAACCTATCAAATGGATTATGCCAACCGTTTTGAAGCCATTTGCGAAACCGAAATGGATATTGATGAAGGCGCCGATATTGTCATGGTAAAACCCGGACTTTGTTATTTAGATATTGTAAGAGACATAAAAAATGCCGTTGATGTGCCTGTTGCCGTGTATCAAGTTTCTGGTGAATACGCCATGCTAAAAGCGGCGGCCGAAAAAGGCTGGTTAGACCACGACGCCGTTATGATGGAACAAGTAACCGCCATAAAACGTGCGGGAGCAGATATCATCGCTTCTTATTTTGCTAAGGATATTGTAAAATTAATTTCATAG
- a CDS encoding CNNM domain-containing protein, translating to MGLLLFYASTAIIFSFWCSILEAVLLSITPTFININKKEGNSFAIILENFKKDIDKPLIAILTFNTIAHTVGAILVGVQAKTAYADIYGSKQTLFLGFPFTEDVMVGIVSTIMTILILIASEIIPKTIGATYWKQLANFTAISLNLLLFPLKWTGILWMLQLTTKLIGGKEHHSVMSRDGFYAMTEIAEEEGVFEASESTVIKNLLTFRNIQAKDVMTPRIVMKTVSEDMTVEEFFKENQHIRFSRIPVFQDETDNITGLVLKDDVFREMANDNNGIKLADIKRNIIIVNRSLAIPKLLDQLVNSKNHMALVVDEYGSVNGIVTMEDVIETLLGFEIMDESDNIADLQHLARKSWEARAKRLGIIKDNNPIK from the coding sequence ATGGGATTGCTCTTATTTTATGCATCAACCGCTATCATTTTCTCTTTTTGGTGCTCCATTTTAGAGGCCGTTTTGCTAAGCATTACTCCAACATTTATTAATATCAACAAAAAAGAGGGCAACTCGTTTGCCATTATTTTAGAGAATTTTAAAAAAGATATTGATAAACCACTTATAGCCATCTTAACCTTTAATACGATAGCGCATACTGTAGGCGCTATTTTAGTTGGTGTACAAGCCAAAACTGCCTATGCTGATATTTATGGCAGTAAACAAACACTATTTCTGGGTTTTCCATTTACCGAAGATGTTATGGTTGGTATTGTTTCCACTATAATGACCATCTTAATTTTAATAGCTTCAGAAATAATCCCTAAAACCATTGGCGCCACTTATTGGAAACAATTAGCCAATTTCACAGCTATAAGTTTAAACCTATTGCTTTTTCCATTAAAATGGACAGGCATTCTTTGGATGCTGCAATTAACTACCAAACTTATTGGCGGCAAAGAGCATCATAGTGTTATGAGTCGTGATGGGTTTTATGCCATGACAGAAATTGCTGAAGAAGAAGGTGTTTTTGAAGCCTCTGAAAGTACGGTGATTAAAAACTTATTAACCTTTAGAAACATTCAGGCTAAAGACGTTATGACACCGCGTATTGTTATGAAAACCGTTAGCGAAGATATGACCGTTGAGGAATTTTTTAAAGAAAACCAACACATCCGTTTTTCTCGTATCCCCGTATTTCAAGATGAAACCGATAACATTACAGGATTGGTTTTAAAAGATGATGTTTTTAGGGAAATGGCGAATGATAACAACGGTATAAAATTGGCTGATATCAAGCGAAATATTATCATTGTCAATCGTTCACTCGCGATTCCAAAATTGCTAGATCAATTGGTAAACAGTAAAAACCATATGGCATTGGTAGTCGATGAATATGGTTCTGTAAATGGCATTGTTACTATGGAAGATGTGATTGAAACCTTATTGGGATTTGAAATTATGGATGAGAGTGATAACATTGCCGACTTACAACATTTGGCAAGAAAAAGTTGGGAAGCCCGGGCAAAACGTCTCGGTATTATAAAAGATAATAACCCTATTAAGTAA
- a CDS encoding methylated-DNA--[protein]-cysteine S-methyltransferase, whose amino-acid sequence METCIIKSPLGYTKISGDTNGISSVIVLNSEEKTTDIIPVELEDCVMQLNEYFEGTRTQFDLKLNPEGTDFQKTVWKQLEQIPYGKTVSYLDLSKQLGDVKAIRAVASANGKNPLWIIVPCHRVIGSDGSLTGYAGGLHRKQWLLEHENPYKQQSLF is encoded by the coding sequence ATGGAAACCTGTATCATCAAATCACCCTTAGGTTATACCAAAATTAGTGGTGACACAAATGGTATTTCATCTGTAATCGTTTTAAATTCTGAAGAAAAAACAACAGATATTATTCCTGTTGAGCTTGAAGATTGTGTGATGCAGCTTAACGAATATTTTGAGGGCACACGCACGCAATTTGACCTTAAACTTAACCCAGAAGGTACCGATTTCCAAAAAACAGTTTGGAAACAACTGGAGCAAATTCCTTATGGAAAAACAGTTTCTTATTTAGATTTATCAAAACAATTAGGCGATGTAAAAGCCATTAGGGCCGTTGCAAGCGCCAATGGCAAAAACCCCCTTTGGATTATTGTTCCATGCCATCGGGTTATTGGTAGTGATGGCAGCTTAACAGGGTATGCTGGAGGTTTGCACCGCAAGCAATGGTTGCTGGAACACGAAAACCCATACAAACAACAATCTCTTTTTTAG
- a CDS encoding serine hydrolase domain-containing protein has product MKFLKKLFKWLAILLGVLIIALYITDTDYLLKAVRTIYLTGHSTAYLEDYKKFDNKLVENGKPQPWPIHKHYNTVKETDALDSINKANGTIAYVIIKNDSIWFENYYDGFDENSKSNSFSMAKSYVSGLMGKALEQGYIKSLDQPVSDFLPTFGEGLAAKMTVGDLSSMASGTTWDEKYYSPFSIVTRAYFDDDLEKVMLGLKVEEEPGKKFKYSSGDTQILAMVIEKATGKKMYQYLEESFWKPLGCENESLWQVDSEDHDLVKAYCCIASNAKDFARFGKLYKDFGKWNGKQILDSAFVAKSIKPRFPESPQYGYGWWLKQQHGKDFFMMRGHLGQYVIVEPNDNVIIVRLGHSKGSNKEKGSYTEDISVYIDEAYKMLGK; this is encoded by the coding sequence ATGAAATTTCTTAAAAAACTTTTTAAATGGCTCGCTATTTTATTAGGCGTGTTAATAATTGCACTTTACATTACAGACACCGATTATTTGTTAAAAGCCGTTAGAACCATTTATCTAACAGGGCACTCAACCGCTTATTTAGAAGATTATAAGAAATTCGACAACAAGCTTGTAGAAAATGGTAAACCTCAACCTTGGCCCATTCATAAACATTATAATACTGTTAAAGAAACCGATGCTTTAGACAGTATAAACAAAGCAAACGGCACCATAGCATACGTTATTATAAAAAACGATAGTATTTGGTTTGAAAACTATTACGATGGTTTTGATGAAAACTCTAAAAGCAATTCGTTTTCAATGGCAAAAAGTTACGTGTCTGGACTTATGGGAAAAGCTCTTGAACAAGGTTATATAAAAAGTTTAGACCAACCCGTCAGCGATTTTTTACCAACATTTGGTGAGGGTTTAGCAGCAAAAATGACTGTGGGTGATTTATCAAGTATGGCGTCTGGCACGACATGGGACGAAAAGTATTATTCGCCATTTTCAATTGTCACACGAGCTTACTTTGATGACGATTTAGAAAAAGTGATGCTAGGATTAAAAGTTGAAGAGGAACCAGGAAAAAAGTTTAAATATTCTAGTGGCGATACGCAAATACTAGCTATGGTTATTGAAAAAGCTACGGGCAAAAAAATGTACCAATATTTAGAAGAAAGTTTTTGGAAGCCACTTGGTTGTGAAAATGAAAGCCTTTGGCAGGTTGATAGTGAAGATCACGATTTGGTAAAAGCCTATTGTTGTATAGCTAGCAATGCTAAAGATTTTGCACGATTTGGCAAACTATACAAAGATTTTGGTAAATGGAACGGAAAGCAAATTTTAGATTCGGCATTTGTTGCAAAATCCATAAAACCACGTTTTCCTGAAAGTCCACAATATGGCTATGGCTGGTGGCTAAAACAACAACATGGCAAAGACTTTTTTATGATGCGCGGACATCTTGGGCAATATGTTATTGTAGAACCCAATGATAATGTGATTATTGTTAGGTTAGGGCACTCAAAAGGCTCGAACAAAGAGAAGGGTTCTTATACCGAAGATATTTCTGTTTACATTGATGAAGCCTATAAAATGCTTGGAAAATGA
- a CDS encoding 3'-5' exonuclease produces MISKLNLENILFLDIETVPEVQYFSELDETKQALWEHKSKYQRKEDETAEDFYERAGIWAEFGKIVCISVGYFTLKGDLRQFRVTSFYGDEIKILKDFKNLLLSHFSETKHLLCAHNGKEFDFPYIARRMIIHNIELPYKLNLFGKKPWEVPHLDTLELWKFGDYKSYTSLKLLTNVLGIPSPKDDIDGSEVYRVYYEENEIDRIVIYCEKDTIAVAQIFLRLRGDAILHENEIIHI; encoded by the coding sequence ATGATATCAAAACTTAATCTTGAAAACATATTATTTCTAGATATTGAAACCGTTCCGGAAGTTCAATATTTTTCTGAATTGGATGAAACAAAACAAGCGTTGTGGGAACATAAATCGAAATACCAAAGAAAGGAAGACGAAACTGCCGAAGACTTTTACGAGCGCGCAGGCATTTGGGCCGAATTTGGTAAAATAGTATGCATTTCGGTTGGGTATTTCACGCTTAAAGGTGATTTAAGACAGTTTAGAGTCACCTCATTTTATGGCGATGAAATTAAAATTTTAAAAGATTTTAAAAATTTACTATTATCACATTTTAGTGAAACAAAACACTTACTTTGTGCGCATAACGGTAAGGAATTTGACTTCCCCTACATTGCTCGCCGCATGATAATCCACAATATAGAGTTACCTTATAAACTCAATCTATTTGGTAAAAAACCTTGGGAAGTACCACATTTAGACACTTTGGAATTATGGAAATTTGGCGATTATAAAAGCTATACCTCGCTCAAATTACTAACCAATGTTTTAGGTATTCCATCACCAAAAGATGATATTGATGGCAGTGAAGTTTATAGGGTTTATTATGAAGAAAATGAAATTGACCGTATCGTAATTTATTGCGAAAAAGACACCATTGCCGTTGCACAAATATTTTTAAGACTTCGTGGTGATGCCATTCTTCACGAGAACGAAATTATTCATATATAA
- a CDS encoding ABC transporter ATP-binding protein — protein sequence MKIHPILTINDLSIAFGKNEVIHHISYHLNQNEILGIVGESGSGKSVSSLAILGLLPKKISKITSGSIMYNNEDLTTLSSKAFQNIRGKKIAMIFQEPMSSLNPSMTCGKQVQEILLQHTHLSKQEAKTETLSLFEKVKLPNPERVYKAYPHEISGGQKQRVMIAMAISCKPDILIADEPTTALDVTVQKNIIQLLKELQVETKMSIIFITHDLSLISEIANRVLVMYKGDIVEQGEVSTIFKAPQHLYTKALINSRPSLNTRLKTLPTIQDYLNNTTKTEIITSEERQLKHEKLYSKPPLLEVINVEKEYFSKSGWFSKPQSFKAVNDVSFKLYEGETLGLVGESGCGKSTLGNAILQLDKATAGKILYQGIDITKLSNSEIKKLRKDIQIIFQDPYSSLNPRIPVGKAIMEPMKVHKLYHSDEERKEKTIEILDKVGLSEDYFNRYPHEFSGGQRQRIGIARTIALQPKLIVCDESVSALDISVQAQVLNLLNNLKETFGFTYIFISHDLAVVKYMSDQLLVMNQGKIEELDDADIIYRSPKTVYTKKLIDAIPKGL from the coding sequence ATGAAGATACACCCCATTTTAACTATTAACGACTTATCTATTGCTTTCGGAAAAAACGAAGTCATCCATCACATTTCCTATCATCTAAACCAAAATGAAATATTAGGTATTGTCGGTGAATCGGGTTCTGGTAAATCGGTATCTTCACTCGCAATTTTAGGACTTCTTCCAAAGAAAATTTCAAAAATAACGTCTGGAAGCATTATGTATAATAATGAAGACTTAACAACATTGTCTTCAAAAGCGTTTCAAAATATCCGAGGCAAAAAAATAGCCATGATCTTTCAAGAACCCATGAGTTCTTTAAATCCATCGATGACATGCGGAAAACAGGTTCAGGAAATCTTATTACAACACACTCATTTATCAAAACAAGAAGCAAAAACAGAAACACTGTCGCTTTTTGAAAAAGTAAAATTACCTAACCCCGAACGTGTTTATAAGGCCTATCCTCATGAAATTTCGGGAGGACAAAAACAACGGGTTATGATAGCCATGGCAATAAGTTGCAAACCCGATATTTTAATTGCCGATGAACCAACAACAGCATTGGATGTTACCGTGCAAAAAAACATCATACAGCTATTAAAAGAGCTGCAAGTCGAAACAAAAATGAGCATTATTTTTATTACGCATGATTTGTCTTTAATTTCAGAAATAGCAAATAGGGTTTTAGTGATGTATAAAGGTGACATTGTGGAACAAGGCGAGGTTTCCACCATTTTTAAAGCACCTCAGCACCTATATACCAAAGCGCTTATTAATTCGCGCCCTTCTTTAAATACGCGGTTAAAAACGTTACCAACTATTCAAGATTATCTAAACAACACTACTAAAACCGAGATTATTACTTCTGAAGAACGCCAGTTAAAACACGAAAAATTATATAGCAAACCCCCTTTATTGGAAGTGATTAATGTTGAAAAGGAATATTTTTCAAAATCGGGTTGGTTTTCCAAACCTCAATCTTTTAAAGCGGTAAATGATGTCAGTTTTAAATTGTACGAAGGCGAAACTTTAGGATTGGTAGGCGAATCGGGTTGTGGAAAATCCACTTTAGGAAATGCTATTCTTCAATTGGATAAAGCCACCGCTGGAAAGATTCTTTATCAAGGCATTGATATTACGAAGCTTTCAAATTCAGAAATAAAAAAACTTCGAAAAGACATTCAAATTATATTTCAAGATCCGTATTCCTCATTAAACCCGAGAATTCCTGTAGGTAAAGCTATTATGGAACCCATGAAAGTACATAAGCTGTATCATTCAGATGAAGAACGCAAAGAAAAAACGATTGAGATTTTAGACAAGGTTGGTTTATCTGAAGATTATTTTAACCGATATCCTCATGAGTTTTCGGGCGGACAAAGACAACGTATCGGAATTGCAAGAACTATTGCTTTACAACCAAAACTTATTGTGTGTGATGAGTCCGTTTCGGCTTTAGATATATCGGTTCAAGCTCAAGTTTTAAACTTGTTAAACAACCTTAAGGAAACTTTTGGATTTACCTATATTTTTATATCGCACGATTTGGCAGTGGTAAAATATATGAGTGATCAATTATTGGTAATGAACCAAGGAAAAATAGAAGAATTGGACGACGCTGATATTATTTACAGATCGCCCAAAACTGTCTACACTAAAAAATTAATCGACGCTATTCCCAAAGGATTATAG
- a CDS encoding 3-oxoacid CoA-transferase subunit B: MLDKTGIAKRIAKEVKNGYYVNLGIGIPTLVANYVRDDIEVEFQSENGVLGMGPFPFEGEEDADVINAGKQTITTLPGASFFDSAMSFSMIRGKHVDLTILGAMEVAENGDIANWKIPGRMVKGMGGAMDLVASAENIIVAMMHTNKAGESKLLKRCTLPLTGVGCVKKIVTNLAVIEVTNKGFKLLERAPGISVEEIKNATEGTLIIEGDIPEMRI; the protein is encoded by the coding sequence ATGTTAGACAAAACAGGTATAGCAAAACGAATTGCAAAAGAGGTAAAAAACGGATATTACGTAAATTTAGGTATTGGTATTCCAACATTGGTTGCCAATTATGTACGTGACGATATTGAAGTTGAGTTCCAAAGTGAAAATGGTGTATTAGGTATGGGACCATTTCCTTTTGAAGGCGAAGAAGACGCCGATGTTATTAATGCGGGCAAACAAACCATTACCACATTGCCTGGAGCAAGTTTTTTTGACTCTGCCATGAGTTTTTCCATGATTCGAGGCAAGCACGTTGATTTAACTATTTTAGGAGCGATGGAGGTTGCCGAAAATGGCGATATAGCCAATTGGAAAATACCAGGGCGTATGGTTAAAGGAATGGGAGGTGCAATGGATTTGGTAGCCAGTGCCGAAAACATTATTGTTGCCATGATGCACACCAACAAAGCGGGCGAATCCAAATTATTAAAACGTTGCACTTTACCATTAACAGGTGTGGGGTGCGTAAAAAAGATAGTTACCAATTTAGCAGTTATAGAAGTTACTAATAAAGGTTTTAAATTGTTGGAACGTGCTCCCGGAATTTCGGTTGAAGAAATAAAGAATGCCACCGAAGGTACTTTAATTATTGAAGGCGATATTCCTGAAATGCGTATCTGA
- a CDS encoding CoA transferase subunit A, with product MINKKVANVEAALKGVSDNMTFMLGGFGLSGIPENAIAQLVKLGVKGLTCISNNAGVDDFGLGLLLQKHQIKKMISSYVGENDEFERQMLSGELDVELIPQGTLAERCRAAQAGFPAIYTPAGYGTEVAEGKETREFDNKMYVLEHAFKADFSFVKAWKGDAAGNLIFKGTARNFNPVMCGAAKITVAEVEELVPLGSLDPNQIHIPGIFVQRIFQGEVYEKRIEQRTVRKKD from the coding sequence ATGATTAATAAAAAAGTTGCCAATGTTGAAGCAGCCCTTAAAGGTGTTTCAGACAATATGACCTTTATGCTTGGTGGTTTTGGACTTAGTGGTATTCCTGAAAATGCCATTGCCCAATTAGTAAAATTAGGAGTAAAAGGCTTAACATGTATTTCTAATAATGCTGGAGTTGATGACTTTGGCCTAGGTTTACTGCTTCAAAAGCATCAAATAAAAAAAATGATATCGTCTTATGTGGGTGAAAATGATGAATTTGAGCGTCAAATGCTTTCGGGTGAATTGGATGTGGAGCTTATTCCACAAGGCACTCTAGCTGAGCGTTGTCGAGCAGCACAGGCAGGTTTCCCAGCCATTTATACCCCTGCAGGTTACGGAACTGAAGTCGCAGAAGGCAAAGAAACCCGAGAATTTGATAACAAAATGTATGTATTAGAACACGCTTTTAAAGCAGATTTTTCTTTTGTAAAAGCGTGGAAAGGAGATGCAGCAGGCAATTTAATTTTTAAAGGAACGGCAAGAAATTTTAATCCCGTTATGTGTGGCGCTGCTAAAATTACGGTTGCTGAGGTTGAAGAATTGGTGCCTTTAGGAAGTTTAGATCCCAACCAAATTCACATCCCAGGCATTTTTGTACAGCGAATTTTCCAAGGCGAAGTATATGAAAAACGAATTGAACAACGAACCGTGAGAAAAAAAGATTAA